The sequence below is a genomic window from Nicotiana tomentosiformis chromosome 6, ASM39032v3, whole genome shotgun sequence.
gtcaatcttgctttcaattcctggaaactcttttcacaagcatctgaccattggaacttaattgcattctgcatcaatttagtgaatggagaggcaagagtagaaaacccctccacgaactttctgtaatatccagctaagcataagaaactgtgaatctctgttggagttgtaggccgcagccaattcttcacagctgaaattgtctgaggatcaaccttaattccttcattagagactacatgacccaagaatatgaccgattccagccaaaattcacactttgaaatcCTTGCATGTAACTGgtgctgatgcagggtttgcagaactaccctgagatgatcggcatggtcttctcgactttgtgaatatacaagaatatcatcaataaacactatcacaaaagagtagAGGAATGTCTTAAAAAcgcaattcataagatccatgaaggctgctggggcatttgttagcccaaaagacttTACTaaaaactcaaaatgcccataccgggttctaaaagctgttttcggaatatcccgctccctgatcttcaattggtgatacccgaatcttaaatcaatcttggagaagtacctagcacattgcaattgatcaaacaagtcatctatccttggcagtgggtacttattcttgattgtgaccttattaagctgccgatagtcaatacacattctcagtgacacatctttctttcttataaaaaggaccggtgtgccccaaagcgacacacttggccggataaaacccttttctaacaaatctctcaattgttcctttagctctttcaattctgccggtgccattctataaggtggaatagatataggatgtgtgtctggcatcacatcaatcccaaaattaatCTCCTTATCTGGttggatcccagggagttcatccggaaagactcccggaaattcattcacaacaggcacagactcaagtgtaggtgcctcatcatcggtgtccgtaacctggaccaaatggtaaatacatcccttgttgatcatctttgtgtcgttaaggtaagaaataaacctaccctttggcactacatcatcacccttccactcaataactggctcatttggaaattcgaacctaacagtcctgattcggcaatcaagcttggcaaaacatgaataaagccaatccatccccattatcacatcaaaatcgaccattctcaattcaataagatcgtccACGGTGTTCCGACCACGCAGCGTGACAACACAATACCTATAAACTCgcacggccaaaatagactcaccaatcggagtagatacagagaatggctcataAAGTTATTCTCGtactatcccaaattccatagcaacataaggtgtgacatatgagaaagtggaaccgggatcaataagagcatatacatcatgagattggatagtcaaaatacctgtgacaacatctggagaagcctctgaattcttgtgacccctcatagcatagaaacggccggatcctcccgaactctgtgctccaccactagctgcaccacgccctgtgggtgttggagttcctcgagctggaggaggtgatgcggctgtagtagctgcagaattggctggttgtgccatgcccctgcccgcaccctggcgggacgaatgACAATCTCTcagaatgtgacccctcaatccacatccttagcatatgggtaagtccatgtagcatattcatAGGTTCATCATTCCACAACGAGGACATgggggcctcctcttctgctggaatctaccaccatgacgaccctaCTGATATGAGCCCCTgctgccctgactgggcctgaaacggctccactgctactgctgactaggccctgatggcggtgcactagccgaagactgagcaaaggactgtgatggccctgTCGACCCTCATCTGAATATTGTTCCACCACccgaagaaccaccaaagtttcccgtagaccgggccttattactaccctctcgctccattctgttcctttATTTACGGGTCTCTATAGCTTGagagaatgccaccatctttccatagttcatatcagaattcaaggcagctgtagcagccTTATTAATTAACAAGCGACTAAGGCCCTGTAAAAATCGGCGCACTCTATCCTCCGtagtgggcagcatgtaaatagcatacttagaTAGGTATGCGAATCTCATATAGTAATCCCACTCACTCAGactaccttgcctcaagttctcaaacttagcagcacgagctgccttagtctcggcaggcaagaaatgatcaatgaagccatcggcaaactcaccccccttcgctggagggctcccttcttcacgggactcctcccatagttcaaaacaagaatatgccacctcctTCAGGCtttaggaggccaattccactaccTCTATTTCAGTAGCATGCATAAATCTGAGAGTCTTGTGTATCTCATCAATGAAACCCTGGGGATCTTCCTCTgtgttagtacccgtgaacattggaggatccaactagagaaacctgttcaccctggaaccagtagaatcccctggctgactggaagaagtgggtgcaacatttgaccactgggtctgggaagccactatttgaattaacatctgtatggctcccctaagatccacatcagaaacaccagaatcggaagctggaactggaggtggaactggtatatcagttggaggaactgttgcaccttcagtaggtgtagaGACAAATGCGATCTGATCAGTTATAGTTGAGTCAGGCaatgtagtaactggaggaatatcctCACTCCTTGGGTCCTCacccacatcatcaattatacgcTCAActatcactcctggggtgacattggctctttggccaattcttgccttcttcttaggtgccatgtactgaaaattagagcaactcaggagttaaaggaggaacaatttTACAACCAACTTTATCGCACGattaagaacatgaaagaagggtattattcctaaatgtccatgcAACAtcttaattatagatgtggtcgacaacacaccgacaataaggactctactagatacgactccgagacatcctaggacactttaaaagcttaggctctgataccaagtttgtcacgccccaaaaccgaggagcgcgatcggcgctcaaccgagtgaacccgaccgagcaagcttgttagattttattctacccaaactcatccacgaatggagataatgcatattttccttaattagacaaaaggtgttcacgtctacaataccaattcatttccaatatttTCATCCTTTTTAAAGTCTCAGATGGACAAACAAtataaccacaacataacatattttgtctttcccaacaccaatacacaacccacattatgtctactgagcctctatagataaagaagagtacaatgataatgcgcTCTCTAAACCAGAGATTTAAATCAAATCTCTATAGATAACCATGTCACGCAGACTGGCAAACCAGAAAGTAACTCATTCCAAAATGCGCGCTCTAAAGGGACCTTCTGCGAATCCTAATCTATTTCTTCTAATACTTCCATGTAGAGTCAATAATGATATAGAAGTACCGTAAGTCTAGACATCATCTAGTACAAATCTCAAATCCTAGCCATACACAAATCCAAAAATCCTTAAATACTATATATGAATATTAGGACCTTCTCCATTATCATCCACTCCGCTCCAATCTCCGAAGTGCAGCCAATACACATTGAACAAACTGTACCCCACCAGTATATGAATATGAAAAAGAAGCAACCAAGCGATTCCTTTTTTCCTTGCACTCTTTATCCACAGTGAATACCATACCTGAATCATTGCAAGTCTCTGATGTACCCATAGAGTATAGTGCATCATGCACCCTGCAGTCTCCATGCTCGAGTcatcctcttcaagtcataactaacccataaGAGTCCCTTAATCCAGAAAtcgatataacacatgaccatgtgATCTGATTGTCGAATGCAGACTTCCCCACTTGACTCGAAGCCATAAAACACATCATTCGTAACACATAGTACCATTCCTTCATAACTACCCCGACCTAGCACTGCTAACCAATTGAACACTTCATAAACTTATGTAACACCAGTCATAAAACATTCCAAAGACTCTGCCTAGTGCATATTCATCCTTGTGATAGTCATACGAACTTCCTCAAGCCTTCCAAAATGGTAGCATACGCATTCTCTCTTAAGAACCACACAACTTTAAGTTTTCtcgcaagagataacccacatgaTTAGCCTCCGACTAACCCCATGTGCTTAGTAAGTATCTTGACAAAtctcagagaagtagtgacgaggtttttaagtcaaacgatactcactttgcagaacatgtacAACTCAATAACATGTATAACATAGAGAAAATATTCAAGATAGACAGTTATGGAATAAAAAGTATCAACGGTGGAGGTTACCAACATGATCAAATTCCATATCAATTACTAAATAACACGTTCAAGAGAACCTTTCGAGAATCAAATGTATCAATGCATGATGACAACTTAGTTTTTTACATCAATCTGTTACGCTAAAACCAACTCAACAAAAGTGTGGATGGGTTCAATATATAAAACACGTCTACAAAAAAATTAGATATAGAAACTAAGTTCAAGTAGTCACACAAAGGATCACATATGTGTCACAGAGTGCACATGTCCCAATCAAGGCATAACACAAGAACAAGTACCAATGTATGCTCATAACATATCTGTATCTACCTCTGATGCAAGCTTAGCATAAACCTCAAGATTTGCTCATCATGTTCAATATAAGGTACCAATAGCCTCAACATTACTCTAGCATGGTTTACTGTACTCATGTAGTCGATTAATTAAATAATACATAGAATAAAGTAACATACAATGAAACAAGACATAAAGTAAGCAAGAATCCAACCCGAGCGTGAATACCCATGGCACAtgtatatacactcatcacctcatttATACATTACCCCgtatgtagcaaacaatatcaacTAGTAAGAAAAATTCCCTCAACCAAAGCTATGGAAGACACTTACCTCTAACAAGtaaaatcaatactctaaaaataccttcctgcctgaatcgacctccaaacagctcaaatctagccaaaaacaacccAATAACATAAAATAGTGCCACATGAATCAAACCAAATGATAAAGGCTGACTATTTAATCAAATACTCtaagtcaaccaaaaggttaaCCTGGGCCTGCATCCTAAAACCCGATAAAAAGTCACAAATCCCGAATATCCATTCGAACATgaatccaaatatataattttcctccaaatccaacctcaatttcaTGTACAAACCCCTAAAATTCACTTTGTTAAGTTTAGggcaaaacccccaatttcttctCTTCAGGTCAGTGATTTAGGTGTAACAATCcattgaaaaacaaaaatatataattaaaataaagataaagttATTTACCCTCATGATTTGGGTGTTTATCTTCCCCAAATTTGCCTTACCTGAGCTCCAAGAACTCAAAACGTGAGGTAAATAAACTCAAAATCTCGAAATTGGATATTTGAAAGCCTTTCCAGTTGTCCATCTTCGCAATCGTGGTCACCAACCTCGAGCAAAATTCCCATCATGATATtagtcttcgcgatcgcggcaaAAAGTTCCGCGATCATGATGAACTATCCTGTGAAATACTTGCTCAATGTTTTCCAAACACCCTCTAGTACAAAGCTCATAATCTTCTTTACAAAGCTACAAATGACAAATAGGTTGACTTTACGTAAATTAGagacaaagggctacaactttcatatttggATCACCTCCAAACTcattatagattgcaagatataagcttccaaagtcagttcGGTGACAACAAAaatttcttcttcacgatcgTGAGTTGTCCCTCCGTGTACGCGATTCACAACTCCAAAACTGCATTTTCCTCTTTGCAAACACAGTCGAGTACTCCATGATCATGATGTAGACACCTGTAGACAAAAACTAGCAAGTgaaaatgtcacgccccaaaagcCGAGGAGCGCGACctgcgctcaactgagtgaactcggccgagaaagcctgttagatttccttctacccaaactcattcatgaataaagagaatatatattttcgttaatcaaaaaataaagtgatcatgtctgcaataccaattacttaccattagttacttcattttaacgTCTCAATTTCACATACAGCTTTCATAgcctgaagtggaaatagtaattcaaacacaacataacgcgtttgacttccccaacacccctgtacaacccacatagtgtctacagagcctctaaaagatacaaaaaagtctatgatagtgccggcaacaaggccctggctataccttgagacgtgataataatatgaacaaaatatATGATacgtgaccccgggatgaagtggggctcaccaagcctgctgggaagaggatgtgccactatcgctgatcaacactgcctgctatgtaaccacctgtatcaatttaaagatgcagcgcccccagcaaaagcgatgttagtactgtcgaataacactagtatgtaaagctaaacaccatctcaatagaataaataataacaatacaaggggaacaatcaagaatccaataaaagCTTCAAATGATATTAAATTATCAAGTtgaggatcacatagtttccaagtcaattattaggttgggtgatctttagtgctgatagtccataattcacaataccatcgtattcttacacggagtacgatcacgacccgatcggctaggccgtctcatttgagacatcaaccacaaccacaatttcaattatcatttccaacaTAATCACCACCATgcgtgcgacatggtgtccgatcacggctcgatcggctaggctgtttCACctaagacattacctttttcagacaattatctcacatcatacttctttcatatcctttcgattcattggcactagtgatcacaattataaagttattcttggcacttggccatatttcataatgCCCAATCCCTTTTTCCACATTCCAACATCAGTATCCATATCAATGACAGTAAGGCTTTCCATTCAAgatattaaattcacatatgaccaatttgggaatcttaggcacatataggcttttcatacaatttggcataacaacctttatttcgatcttgacttgaaaTCTTAACATTTCTAATACAAATTCCCCATTTTAAACACACCCTctaatggcaagatgacatgatgaagcatttagaataaatattgaacatacatccttcaacataCACACATTAGGAAtatccaattcaataatgatcaaggacttacaaCAATTACTtgaacaccatgggattcgattttaagaagaagggggtttagacaacatacctcaattgagcttccttaaacttttaaaacgttccggaattcttagcaacttcaatatattttagaaatatagcaagttgaaccaaaattaggaaaatggtcACGATTCTAGCTcttttgagcatattatcaaacactatgtgtgcattAATATTTTGAGGCCTTTTTGTGGAatattccatcattccccaacccattctctaccatttttatctCACAACATTCCCACATACTTCAAAAATACATTCATGCAAGAGAAGaacccccacacccaagaattgtctctctaattatcccatttttttaaattttcgaaattgagagctaggacatagattcttacctttaggatgaagacttcctttcttaatcctcaatgattgagcaagaattgatggataataagTTACTCCCCCACACTAAGCaatctttctcactctaaaataatCAGATTTTGCTAAAAAACATGATCTTTTGCGTAGATAtatcgaagtagggtcgggttataaaatcccaaaaatgaagtcccggaacaggatatgcggtcgcatttgcgaccgctgaatggatatgcggtccgcatatcggccgcgcAATTGCCTTCCAGAACTGGGCAAATCTGACTCGgtttgcggttgcataatgcaccgcagacctgttctgcggtcgcataatgcaccgtagaacctCCCCTAAGAAAAATCACAAAGCTGGATATGGTTATATGTTCGCATAATGGGCCacgaaaatgacatcaaaatgaccagaaaaactgtctcactctgcggccgcataatataccgcagaaatgcctatttctgcccaacattttccttcaactccccagcacactgttcaatccaaaaagtctgaactcCAGTATTTTAggaaaatttttacggggccttacatcctcccccacttaagatcattcgtcctcgaaggagggtcaaggttcactattagcatcttatggAACTCAGTTTttataccacacaccagcaaccccaaatatgactaaatttccaaaaatgtttcgccagagtttcctctgtactccctaaatttccaaaaatgtttcgccagagtttcctctgtagctgggcctatccacctgtgagagagccccagaaacatatcctcaaaacatatatataatccaatgatgcaatataacaaaataacaACACCTACTGTGGCCTCATgggcaatatattaccagaaacagAACACCTTAATATCAActgtacaaaagatacataattcgtagaaggtaacccttagaattttcatagaacacaactttataaatacatggctattcaatcAAATAAGGATActgtttcttcatttcttcctcggcttcccaagtagcctcttcaacctgttggtttcgccatagtacTTTCACGAATGCAATTTCTATATTTCTCAACTTTCgtacttgccgatcaataatagagactggaatttcttcatatgacagttcctcattaACTTCAATGGTCTCAACTGGCACAATAGCTAATGGATCTCCAACTAACTTCTTCaaaatagacacatggaacaccgggttcactaatgacatctcaggttgTAGCTCATGCTTGTacgctacctcaccgatcctctgaatgattttatatggcccgacataccttggacttaatttccctttccttccaaaccgcattatacccttcatgggggaaactttcaagaatacccaatcatcttctttgaactctaagtctctacgacgaacatccgaataggatatTTTATGACTCTTagtagttttcaaccgctccttaatgatcttaaccttctccatagcctgacgcacgaggtctggccctatcaactcagcttccccaatttcgaaccacccaatgggagatctacatctcctaccatataatgcctcaaatggtgccatatgAATACTAAaatgaaagttgttgttataatcaaactctatgagtggcaaatgaccatcctagctacccttgaagtc
It includes:
- the LOC138893837 gene encoding uncharacterized protein; this encodes MAPFEALYGRRCRSPIGWFEIGEAELIGPDLVRQAMEKVKIIKERLKTTKSHKISYSDVRRRDLEFKEDDWRIGEVAYKHELQPEMSLVNPVFHVSILKKLVGDPLAIVPVETIEVNEELSYEEIPVSIIDRQVRKLRNIEIAFVKVLWRNQQVEEATWEAEEEMKKQYPYLIE